The region aatcattGAAATTAccggaccaaacttcaattcattTATACAATAGCTCTGTGCTTGTTTTATGAAAACGAGGTCCTAATACCTTATTTTTCCAAAACCACTGACTTTCGGTACGCACCACTTGTACCTTAACTAACtaaccaattaataaaatttataaaatcgaAAATCACAATAACACCATATTTaaatcgtaaatattaaataataatatttatgaactcactCGTTAGAATTGTGATTCCGAAACCAttatttccaacaccactaaaaaataagCTATAACACGCATCGCCGATTGGGTGGATGATTGTTTACATTGGTACATATTTTCTTGTTTACAAAATACTTAGGTAtaatgttgttgttgttgttgttgttgttgttgttgttgctgttgttgttgttgttattgtgAGCTTCAGACTGTGGATTGATAGTTGAAttacttaattatttattaagattGCTAGACTAAGGGGATTATGCTAAGGGGGAGATTTTGGTTGGTTGTTGCTTAAAGCTTCTTGTCATAAGTTTGTTTTGTTCAAAACATTGTTAAATGGGGAGATTATTGAAATATTCAAAGTTGTTGCAATGTGCTAAGGGAAGTGCCCACTTTCTTCACCACTACGACAAAACAATAACTTATCATATTTTGAATATTGTCAATTTATTGAACCAAATCTTTGGGTTGTGCTAATATTGTATAATGATTCAAACCCATCAATGAATATCAATTCACTTGGAGAAACATGTCTAGAAGATTAGATTGGATTGGATTAGATTGGATTGGACTAGATTGAATCGTATGTATTGAATCCCTTGGATAAAAGAAGTTGGATCGGATCAAAACATTGAAGACATATTTACCAATAGTTCATTTTACTTGGAgtgtttatattatattatattatattatattatattatattatattatattatattatattaagctATTTTAGCTACTATTTAGAAGGGATCGTGATTGATCTTCATTATGCTAGCAAGTCTCGAAAATCTTATATAATTGAGAGACTTATATAGATTGATATATTGATTTTTCAAAACACTTATCTATTCACTTAGGAACATTATTTATGAGATTATGTTTATGATTGTAAAACCTTTGTGCAATTGGTTTTACAGGCTAAGTTCTCAATTGGAGAATTTAGTGGTGAGAGATCTAGCCATTAAGATACAAAAGTGAAGATTCTTTAATGGGATGTGTTAAAACTAGGATCCCTTGTTGTATTTGCTTCAATGATAGTGGATTTATCTTACTAAGCTGAGCTCTACAGACGTAGAGAAACCGAACTGCATAAACAATTTTTTTGTCTCATGTTTACATTGTGCTTGTCACAATTTTTGCAAAAGAGCCCACTTCCATAACTATTTCTACTCATACTTTGTTGCTTGCAGATTTAGCAACTATTTTAGGCAATAAAAATTAATAAGAGAATAAGATTAGACAAAACGTAGACATTTATGTTGATAAAATGTTCATTAAAAGCTTGTTAATAGAGCAACAACTGTAAAATTTGCATGAACAGAATATTAAGAAAGTATAACAAGAGGTTAAACTTGACCAAATGTAGTTTTGTCATAGGAGTGAAAAAATTCCTAGACTTCAAAGACAATTAACAAatatagaataaaataataaattaacaaagtaatttaaaaaatattaaactaaaactaatttcTTCCTAAACTTTTCTTGGACTAATTTGGTGTCATTATGAATTTATTCTTCTACTCCTTGAAAAGTACCTTCAATATTCATGAATATCAATCCACTTGTATTTTAAAACGTGAAATTGTAGAAGTTGCAAATTAAAGTGATGATGAAATATAACAATAAATGATAAATGCTATACTACAATCATCCCCGTACTTGCAAAATATACCACCCATCTTTTCTTCCATTAATGAAACTTTAAACACAAgcaaattttcaatatatatatggtatacaAATTAGCAGTAGGATAATCTGTACCCAAAAATAAAGTGgtaatatcataataataataataaaacgttGAAACCTTGAAGTCAACGAAATTCTTCAAAAGTTGCAAGATCAACATAATTCCATCTAAATTTCTCAACTTCACAACGGCTTTATGAAAATGGATAAGCTTCTCATTCATCAAATATGTAGAATTCTACCTTCTCACCACATCAAattagacctgttcatgggtcgggTCATTCAGCCCAGCCCGAaagcccgcccgaaatatgggagaatttgggcaaaaatataagccCTAAAAAATGGGCTTAGACAATAAAATCAGGTCCGTTTAAAAAACGAGTCGGGCCTtgagtaaggcatttttggcctgggcccagcccgaattcactaaaagacaaaaaaatctatttttttgttttttaatattattttcttattgttttctccctattttgctactattttattattatgttgctactattttgttgttattgtttggatattgtataaaatttattttattgttaattttcttattattttaaagacatttgttaattttattattattttagaggcatttgcttgttaagttgcatctatcttagtgttatttaagtatacatattttttaaaatttattttcaatttgttgtgAAATATTTATtctgatatttttagtatttttgatgtattatatatattttaaaattatataaaagaatataaattttaatatggaCGGGCCAAGTCGAGCCCAgactttaacatttttatccaagtcgggcttgggtaaaattttaggcccatttttcaagTCGGGTCGGCCCCGAGCCTaacaaacgggcctaaaatttttagTTGAGTCCGGCCCACCtagcccatgcacacctctacatCAAATCGTAAACCCCTTGAATAATTCATATTTGACTAAATCACACACATTCAAAACTTTTTCTTACTTATGTTTCAAACTTTCTTCAAATTATTGCCAATAATTTGcaaaacataaatattacatgcaaatatacaaattcaatgtagttcaaaatataaacaattcaaatgtgaatatagtaatataataactaataaagagtattttattagtttaaattatttttctaaactcATGCTTTATGTATATTGTagataatatttcaaatatacaaaattctTATACAATTATGTTTgtaaatattacaaataatataataatatcaattatgtttgtaaaattcatatatatatattagataatcATAAATATTACATATACTAAGCACTTTTAGTTAtggtttataaaatatttatattataacaaaacatctatataaaatttttaggatatgaatttgtattgttttattgttacgtaaaaggaaaattaattattacattcaaaataaataaatatatatatataacttataaaacatcccaattatttaaatttgttgaaaaatacTCGACCCAAATCTAAGAAAATTTTAGCTTAAAAATTTTGAATCTAAAAAAACTTAAACCGAAAAAATTGAGTCCAAATCGATTCTAACTCGAGATAATGGAAATAAAATAATCTGAATAAATTGAATCCAACTTCACCCGTTTACCATCTCTATCCAAATcgatcaatattattattttgcaattgtagtaaaaaaaaattgaattttgagaTCAAATATCAAGTGTTATTGGactctaaagaaagaaaaagctatGAAGTAAAAATTGATTGCTTCAAACTCCTCCAACCTAATCAAAGCTTCCATATTCCTTTAAACATATAAGGATTTgcttttgtgaaaaataaaatgtcgATAATAATAATGTATcgcaaaaaaaatataaagtacATAGATTTTTACATGAAAATTCTTTCGgagaaaaatgtaaaaatcaagggtaaattcgaatgattacaagaagAGTAGGCTGTGTCTATTTATAGatgtgtaaaaccatattctaatcaaaataaaataaaagtaatgcagtaagattaaaacaccttattcaaatCAACATTAAACAGAGGGAGTATACTTCTATTTGAACTTCTTTTACACAcaccacttgtattttattttatcatgaaTTTGGATCACATCTTTAACAGCTATATTGAATCATAATGGTAATAGTGAAAGATTCATGTTTAAGTATCTCCTAAATCTCAACTAAAGCATTTTATATCATGTGAGAAATGCATTATCAAGTAAATTCATTGATGCTAATTTGCTAATTAAACCCATTACTTAGTCTAGGTTATTAATTTCAGAACCCTCTCTGCCTATGTACATTAAATTTGTGATGTGTGGAACAAAAAAGCAATGTTGCATTTATTGAAAAGTCATAAAAGGCGATAAAGATCTCCCTAGTTGTCTGATGAATAAATCAAAGAAACAAGCAAAATAAAATGCCCTCACAATCTTAGTAAAAGCATTCGTGGTCTTGATTTGGGAATTGGGACCAGCTATTTATGAGTTCCAATGGTGATTTCCCTTTGTGAAAAACAGCCTCCACTTCACCAAAACTCTTTTCATTACCCTCTCTTCTACACTTGAGTAGTTAAAAAGATTAGACAGATTTTTAAAAatgacattattaaaaaaaatagttataaactctgaatatgaaaaatattaaaaacgaaaaaaataagGTATTACGGTCAGGGTAGGATACCAATACTTcaagcttaattttatttaaaatataaattttaatattcaacggtatattagtaataaaattttactatattataatgtaaatattaaaattaaaaaatatatattataaatttagttacAGACAAGATTTTaggttataaatattagagaCCAAGCTTGAATTATATTATAAACGAGTCTAACATTTTTATCTAAACTCATTAttcaagtttaatatttttaaaccaaATCATCATAATTACCATGCAAGCTTTCGagattgaacaaaaaaaatttattttaaaaatacaaaaaaaaattataaaattctcgATTTTAAAAAGCAAGTGACCCATATGAACTTTATCCCCCTCCCATTTATACGTAATTTCCTCAATAGTTTGGGTTCCTTTTGTTGTTCGACATTTTGTTGAATATATATCTCTGAAATTGTTGGTTAAACTTTTAGCCGTGGGCGTGGCAAGATATGGGAGGTTGACACCATTGTCGCCTTTTTTAACCACAATTGGATACTATCATCAAAAGTCTTGGGGGTTACCTTTTCTTTTCATGattttattctctcttttttttcttctttaatgaACTTAATTTAACCCAAGTCATGAGTGCAAATAAATAAAGCTAGTGAAAGATGTCACTCTCTTTGGTCCCCCCATCTCTTTTGAAATTTGGTGATTGATTCTTTTTCCTTTGTTTCACCCCCAATTCTAAAGACTAAAGCGGACGTCTTTTTTCTTTCAAACTCAGAGCTTGTGTTGAAATTAGACTGATGGTTGAACTATcacataattaattcaataattgcATCagtatttaacatatttttaaaaaagaaaatattttttttgaaaaaattaataaatcataaataaataataatagtaatataaatattcatttgATAACAATAACATTGAAATTTTAAACCAATAACtctaaacatatatataagtTCAAATCATTTTAtcctatttttttcaatttcaaaatattttacggAACTCGATTATATGATTCTAGTTAAAATATTAAACCAATCATTTTTCAATTCAACTGATGTTTTATCTATTAGTCAAATTCCAACATCGTGAAGGGTtaaaaagatgaaatgatagcCGTAGTGAATATAGAAGGGCAGCCACGTTGGGCTCAGTGTCTCAATTGGGTTGGGCTATCATGATTTTGAGTTTAAGACTTCAATTCTAGATGGGCTTTTCAACTATAACACAACTCATCCAATTACTCTGAACTTTCTTTTCCAGACACCTAATTATAAcaaattacaaaatggtcattcaaCTAATTGTGTTTGTCTTTTCTAGTCTAATTTTGTGAACTTCTTTTAAGAGTGACAGTTCTAAAATAGGTATAATAACAAGTTTAGTGCATAATGTTTATACATAGTGTCAATTTGGTCATGACTCTAAAAAATTTAATCTTCAACATTggttcaatttgatcctaattttaaAACAGTGTCAAGCATTGATTTTTCTTTTAGAATTATGATCAAATTGAAAATGTATAAATAGTCaggattaaattttttattgtttcaaTTTTAGAGTTGTCACATCATCTTTCTGTCACTAAGAAAGACAAACATAATTAGTTggatgaccattttgtaattttttataattaagtgcCTAGAAAGAGAGACTTCACCATAGTTGGGTGACTTACTGTGTAATTTACctagaaaataatatatatgatatgtgatgacCAACGACGCAGTAAAGCTACAACGTGAAAGCCTACACCTCTGATAAAAAGCAACAAAATTCAAGATTCAGAATACCAACTTCCTTCGACTTGTTGGGACTTCATTACTTTTTCCAGAAAAACCAATCAGATCTCGGATGGTTTCGACGATCAGGTCTTTAAATATTTGTCGTTCGATATAGAGGACTGCTTCAGACATCTCAATGGGGTAATCTGCCCAACCGGTAGTGGCATCCCCTGCAAGGTCCTTTCTTAACACACCACAAATCACCTCAAACAAGTCATCTGCTGAGTCCCTCCTTCGAATCTTTTCAAATTCGGACCAAATTTGTTGCAGCGATGTCTCTCCTGACCATGGATATTTAAGCTTCCATGGCGGTAATTCTCCCTTTCCATTGAGAATTTCATTTATGGTGTCGAATATAAGCTTCCTTTGGAGTTTATACACTTTGGAGGTGTCTTTCCCTTTAAGGTTCTGTTGCTTCTCAAGCAACAGAAAGACGTCAGTATGATCAGGCAAGTAATTGGATGCTTTGAGGATATCGGAAATGAAGTTGAAATCACAATCGTCTGATTTATCTGATGATTTTGATTTAGCGGTTGACATGGCACTAGCGGGACTCCAAAGTTCATCTTCTGATTCAACAACTTGGTctgaaattttaaaatctcaAGTCGAATCACAAAATTCTCCATTCAACGTCGATTGAAGGAGGTAAAAGTATTGAATATATATACTTGCTTATCATAGTGTGGATTACTTCTAAAATGAGAAAAATCATTAATATATATCAAGACTTTGCTTCAATGTACAACATCATATgcgaactttgattttgtgcgattttatacataaaattttagttttatttaattttcacaaatcactaacaacattatcaaattaacataattttacattgatgtattgcatacacaaacaattatattaaaccaatatgaaaaatgaataaatatatgtatttctTTAAgagtacaattgaatcaaaatcaaaatttcatgtacaCATATGAACTACAATTCAAGTTTCTTttgtataattataaaaattaaaatttatatatcaaagtacatattaaactaaagttcatgtataaatttaatatttatctctaATTATAATTAACctgacttgatttcataccttattcACGGGTTAATAGTTAAGAATTTTTATGTACAATCTAATAAATATATTAcgacatattttaaaaataatcttataTTACTCACTTTGTCCTAGTACAATTGTCACAGTtgaatttttcttcaaaatttttaaactttgacATAAATTactgtatatattttataaattaattcattGAAAGGCATTAcaatatgtatttttttcaaatttttatgcataatatttttttaaagaataaaaggttaaagtaaaaatattttaccATGTGATAAGTTGAATGGAGAAGAAAGagtatttaattaagttaatctcaaaaaattaatatttttatttttcgaaaacttttactatttaaaaaagtatataaatcaaaataaaatgggGGCCAAATAAAGTCAATAAGGGTAGGGATTACGACAGTAACAAAGGGCTAATACACTGACAGAAAACAGATGATTAAATGAATGTATGAAGGAAAAAGAGGACCAAATATGTCGTTGCCTTCACTCTCTTTCCAATATGGACTGTAGTCTTTTAACTTCAAACAAAATTAACAGAGGTGGGGACATTTCCACCACTTTCCAAGACTAGCATTAATGGGATGCTCTAACCCACTTGTCAGGCAAAGTTTTACAGCGGTAAGTATATTCTTTTTCTCACTCAGGTAACTTTGGTTTGCAGTAAAAAAGGGAGGATGTTTCAATTACTTTCCCATTTGCGACATCTccattcttcttctttctttttggttATTCTAAAATTATTTGCTTTTAATGTGGTCTACCAAATTAATGAAACTATATGAAATCTACACGTAGATAAAGAGATTTACGAATACTCGAAGATTTGTTCTCTTACCTTTGAAATCCATTCTTCGTTTCATCACAGGGGAAGTAGACGAATCATCTTTGTAAAAGGACGCGTCGAGTACCGAAACAGGACTCGGCTGCAACTCAGTTTGAGCTGCGTTCATCTTTGCTATGCTGTGAAGCAACTTATCACACCTTTCCAATAAGCTTCTCCCTTCCTTATATTCCTCCACCTTCAATTTCTGTGCATGCCATTCAAATAAATTAAGGTGATTAACTAACCATTTAGTTAAATAATTGAGCAATTTTACCTCAGCATCAGTTTGAGAAGATGAGCTGGAGCTACTTTCAGAAACAGTTGATGTTTCATCCTCCGCTGGGATAAATACTTTCTCAGCCGTTGATTTTCTGTTTCCCGCTGATCTATTCGCCTGATCTAGTTCGGTTCTTCTCACATTAACTCTAGCAGACTGAACCGGAGACATTCTTCTCTGTTCAACATTGCCATTCCCTCTCTGCGTTTCAATCCTCAAAGGCCTTCTGCTTGGACTCCTGATGCCACTTATTCTGCTTTGGTTCCGTAAGTTCCTTCCAGCATCCGGTCGATCACGTCTTGGACTCGGCGGCGGCGGCTCCAGTTTCGAGTTCCGGCGAGCTCCATTTTTTGATCTGTAAGCCGGAGGAGGTGAATCGTTGCTGCTTCTCCTGATTGGTGATGATCTTTCCGGTCTAATAACAACAATTGGAGATTGTTCATAAACAAAGCTCCTTTTATTCCTTTGGTTTGGAGGTTTCGTAGTATGTAAAAGGCCTTTAAGTTGCAAAGCTTCGAGGATTCGCTTAAGATTCTCGAGATCTTTCGACGGCTCGTCAATTCCTCGGAGCTTAAGCTCTTTCTCAATCTCTCCATTGATGGAAACTGTTTGCTTTGTCTTTGGAAAGAAATCAACTGAATTGTAAAAACGTTTAGTTTGAACCGTTCCTCGAACCGGAGTTTTAACTGGTTCACGTCTCACAGTGCTTGAGCCTTCAGTTCCATTTCTTATTACTTCATCTAGCTCGGCACCATTTTTAGTTACCACATTGCTCGAAATCCCCCCATTTAAATGGATATTAATTCTATCTATAAAACGATACTGAAATAGATCTCTGCCTCTTGCTTCCGACGCGGATCTTCGGAGCTCCGCTCTTTTATTCGGTTCGGGATCTGAATCCGGTAACGGCGCCTCAAGTCCCATGAGCCTTGCGACTACGCTAGGTGAACGTCGTTGTTTGTCGATACCATCCACTCCGTCTTCTTCTCTATTGCTTTCGCATTGGTTGGAAGGTAGAATGGCGGTATTCGTACGGATCTCTCGTGGCTTAAGGCTTCCAGTTGCATTGACCACGGCTCTGCTATCTAGAGAAAGCCTTGGAGCTTCTTTGGAGAATTTCCATGGCGAACTTGCGCCGTCTTCGTTGAATTCGAAAATTGGACGGCCGCGAGGTGACTTGTTCTGGCTCCCCATCGCAATGGAAGGTTCCGGTGACGGCAGCTTctctattattttagatattGCTAGTGGTGACTCAACGTTCTTCTCTTGCTCCGATGTCATTTCTCTGGACTGAGAAAAAAAACCGTAAGATTACATTTCAGTAGAAGTCCACATGCACATCATAAATAGGGGGAAAAAAAGGAAACCAACCGTCGTGGAAGGGAGGCGCTTAACAGTGTGAAGGCGTTTGCCGGCAAGAATGTGGTGACAATCAAAGATCTGAAAAAAACCAGCCATGCAACCCTTTTGTTTCTCATCTATTTTCTTCTCAATATTTTGCTCTTGCACTATCCCCGCCatcattcaaaaaaataaaaaaatctccgTTGGAACTCAACAATAATACCTCTTTGAATTACTATGATTCCATTTCTCTCTTCATCTTTTGCAAGTTTCTTGCTGTCACTCTGTGGCTGAGTTTAACCGCAACACAACAGTGCAGCCTTTATATTCGTACTTCATTCTCCCGCTTTTATGGTCTTTAAAAGGGTGGACCACGTTAAGGAACAAAAAGAGCAGTGGTGTGGGGACACATGGCTTCTCTCGTCACTTGTACGCAACTTGACCTTTACTATAAATTCGATGacgtaaaatttttatttttcaaataaaatacaatattaaatgGGTGTAtgataagaaaatataaatatttaaatctttgtttttgaaagTACAAACTATTTAATCTAAAACTTATAAACcaagaaaacaaaaatataaaaagtttgtTGGCACTGACACTGGAACCCGCAGCTTGGCCAATGCTTTCTCCTAACATTTGCTCCCTTATTTTTCGTGCCTTTGAACGACTGACCACCCCCTTCATTGCCTCCATTTTATGTCGATTATACGATTTAAAAACGTTAATAaccataaaatcattatttccctTTGAAGGTGCATATGAATCATTTAAAAGCAAGATGAATATGGAAGCCATTAACGTGAATCACGAGAACGTACATTGTAATGACACCTGTAATGTGCACATTTAACTTACAatgtagataaaaaaaatatttatgtgctatatttgttaaaaattaaaagtgcAGTCCGTGAGTAGTgggaaaccaaaaataaataaatgtccaGTTTTCCAGTTTTCAGAATCCAAGCATAACCTTGAGtagaccaaaaataaataaagattaaaGAATAAAACATTCGCCACTAGCCACTAGCCACCGCCAGCCGGCTTGCCACAATGGGTGGCCGAGCTGATCCAAAACTTCCAGTATAAGTGGCTGCAGCACTACTAGACGTGCAAGAAGTTGGCAATTTGCAGTTGAGGTATATGGACTTTGATGACCTGGCACGTGGCGAACGCATGAACTGATTGGTTGCACCTTGTTAGAGGATGGATACAGTCACTACAGTTCCAAAAGGAATCAAAGTGGATGGCCAGCTGCCACCTTTGAAAATGAAGGGCGTTAAGGAATCTGTTTCCTCCATTGGTTGTTGCACTTGCCCTTTATTTTATGCCACTTAAAGattccttttctttgttttttttaaagaagaaaatttaaGAACTTACTTTAAACTTAAGATTATAACTTATCGAATTTGAGTTTTAACAGTAACGAAATCATTAATGCCTCAATCAACaactagttgattttcatgaaattttattactaccttacgtgttttttctttaaataaagtttaataaagaaatttttaaaatgtcatCTATTTCGTAATCGATTGAATTTTCAATAATGAAAGGTTTTGGTCTTATGTAGAGATTTTATCCCCCACTTCCGTCAAGAGCTATAAACGGTTTGGGGAGAGAGGCACCTCCTTTGATAGTGATACAAAAATACGACCTACAAAATTGAAGGGAGAGATATTAATATAGTATTTAGAATTAATTATACAAATCATCTGGGTGCATAAGAACTTGAATTAGGTGACCTCTGAAATATTTCTTTAGGTTTTATAAGTGGTatatttatataagaaaaataaaaagatattacTCAAAGGAGAAAGATACATAAGTGAATGAATTGACGCTTTTCTTTGCTTGTGGTAGAATATGTGACCATGTATGTTGgtctaaattaataataatctCAATCTCGGAAATGTGAGAAAACGTTAAATacgaaattggaaaaaaatatcaagtttaaataccaaatattatattaaatattaattttgtcaTTTCCATCCGGACCGAGTTTGAttcgatttaaataaaaaaaatattttaaataattttagtatAATCAagataatcattttttatttcattttccgaACCGTAACCAATCGATAGACTAAGATAACCAAACCATAAATATTCGACTCGGATGTCAAAATTCCAGACTAATTTTGGACtttattttcacattataagTTTTGTTTTATGGTTGTTGGTCCATATTTGACagggttttaaaatatttttcataaatatttaaaaaattaatttaagtaaataaaaataatgaataacttttatattatgtatatgttattttttaacaatggtaactcaaaattatattatagacttattttggtaaaattatttagATAGTAGTTAATTTGAAACGTTGTAgcatataaattgtatatatagcATGAGTAAATTTTATAAGCTAATTAACCATTTCCAGATTTGAATAACGAATATTCGTAAAATTGATTTTCAATAATGTTTCGTAAAATCGTTATTGAACTGAAAATGAGGTgctctaagttttttttttaactaaatgaAATAAAGAATTATTGATTActtattataaaatcaaattaaattaatttttttaacacaatatttagaattatcCATAATCCTTCTCCAACTTATAAATACGAGGACAACACGTTTCAACGTACTCTAACCTATATCCTcttatattgacaacaatacctATACCGATCGAG is a window of Gossypium hirsutum isolate 1008001.06 chromosome D08, Gossypium_hirsutum_v2.1, whole genome shotgun sequence DNA encoding:
- the LOC107915274 gene encoding protein LONGIFOLIA 1 isoform X2, whose amino-acid sequence is MRNKRVAWLVFFRSLIVTTFLPANAFTLLSASLPRREMTSEQEKNVESPLAISKIIEKLPSPEPSIAMGSQNKSPRGRPIFEFNEDGASSPWKFSKEAPRLSLDSRAVVNATGSLKPREIRTNTAILPSNQCESNREEDGVDGIDKQRRSPSVVARLMGLEAPLPDSDPEPNKRAELRRSASEARGRDLFQYRFIDRINIHLNGGISSNVVTKNGAELDEVIRNGTEGSSTVRREPVKTPVRGTVQTKRFYNSVDFFPKTKQTVSINGEIEKELKLRGIDEPSKDLENLKRILEALQLKGLLHTTKPPNQRNKRSFVYEQSPIVVIRPERSSPIRRSSNDSPPPAYRSKNGARRNSKLEPPPPSPRRDRPDAGRNLRNQSRISGIRSPSRRPLRIETQRGNGNVEQRRMSPVQSARVNVRRTELDQANRSAGNRKSTAEKVFIPAEDETSTVSESSSSSSSQTDAEKLKVEEYKEGRSLLERCDKLLHSIAKMNAAQTELQPSPVSVLDASFYKDDSSTSPVMKRRMDFKDQVVESEDELWSPASAMSTAKSKSSDKSDDCDFNFISDILKASNYLPDHTDVFLLLEKQQNLKGKDTSKVYKLQRKLIFDTINEILNGKGELPPWKLKYPWSGETSLQQIWSEFEKIRRRDSADDLFEVICGVLRKDLAGDATTGWADYPIEMSEAVLYIERQIFKDLIVETIRDLIGFSGKSNEVPTSRRKLVF
- the LOC107915274 gene encoding protein LONGIFOLIA 1 isoform X1; translation: MMAGIVQEQNIEKKIDEKQKGCMAGFFQIFDCHHILAGKRLHTVKRLPSTTSREMTSEQEKNVESPLAISKIIEKLPSPEPSIAMGSQNKSPRGRPIFEFNEDGASSPWKFSKEAPRLSLDSRAVVNATGSLKPREIRTNTAILPSNQCESNREEDGVDGIDKQRRSPSVVARLMGLEAPLPDSDPEPNKRAELRRSASEARGRDLFQYRFIDRINIHLNGGISSNVVTKNGAELDEVIRNGTEGSSTVRREPVKTPVRGTVQTKRFYNSVDFFPKTKQTVSINGEIEKELKLRGIDEPSKDLENLKRILEALQLKGLLHTTKPPNQRNKRSFVYEQSPIVVIRPERSSPIRRSSNDSPPPAYRSKNGARRNSKLEPPPPSPRRDRPDAGRNLRNQSRISGIRSPSRRPLRIETQRGNGNVEQRRMSPVQSARVNVRRTELDQANRSAGNRKSTAEKVFIPAEDETSTVSESSSSSSSQTDAEKLKVEEYKEGRSLLERCDKLLHSIAKMNAAQTELQPSPVSVLDASFYKDDSSTSPVMKRRMDFKDQVVESEDELWSPASAMSTAKSKSSDKSDDCDFNFISDILKASNYLPDHTDVFLLLEKQQNLKGKDTSKVYKLQRKLIFDTINEILNGKGELPPWKLKYPWSGETSLQQIWSEFEKIRRRDSADDLFEVICGVLRKDLAGDATTGWADYPIEMSEAVLYIERQIFKDLIVETIRDLIGFSGKSNEVPTSRRKLVF